In Balaenoptera ricei isolate mBalRic1 chromosome 4, mBalRic1.hap2, whole genome shotgun sequence, the genomic stretch aaaatataactgatttttttaaaaagttttttatcactaaagatgaaaacagaagaagaaaaagtttaaGCGAAGAGTTCATCAGAAAACAAGATATACGTACACTTGACTGTCTCAACTATAAAGTAAACTGAAAATACCAAGACAACCTCAAGCTTCAAAAACATGTAAGTTTCCCAAATAAAGCAGATTTACCTTAGTGCAAATCAAATGTCAACGTTTCTCATATTAAAATGCCATACATTTATAGAACTGGATATACAACGTTCTTAAAATATTGGTTCTAATATAAGTAGAATTAACTGATAAAAACCTTTCAATATGCAGCCACTATTATAGTTGCAGAAAATGTGAATTACTAAGATAGCTCTTTACTAAATTTTTGGGTCCCAGAGAATTTGAGAGACTATCTGCTAAGCAAACCATACTGCTAGAGCTTTCTCCAGGGACTAACCTTGCTAACATAAACATCTATTTCTCAAAGAGAAAAAGCAgcttaaatggaaaaaaactttCAAATCAAATGTACGTATCATAAGTATGGACTTAAACTTTAGAGGCTGACTAGTTTTGGAACTACCGAATAATGTAATTTCTTCGAGGAAAGTTGAACCAGTTTTATATACCATTCACTGTTAAAGAGAGCAGCATTTAATATACAATCTGTACTTTAAATGACCCGTTACATACATCCTACGACGACTTAAAATTTACTACGGTTTTGTTGGAGGCAAAGTACTTATTTTGTGTTAAAATTATTTGGCTGAACTAATCAAACGATGCTGGTTTCTCTTAGTTAAGCTGGGCAGCGGAGAACTTGAGAAAAGCCAGCAATATAAATGAATACTGCACATTCCTATTCATGcactttagattaaaaaaaaatgcaccccTGTAAAACGCCCCCAGCCATCAGCGACATTCTTAACAGCGCCGAAAGGGCGTGAAGTATTCAAAATTACTTGTGATTAATTTTACgtcatgtttttttcccctttgtattTGAAATACAGCACAACTGGTATGGAAAATGAGCAAGGTAACTTTCCCTGCGGTTATCAGGCTAGATCAAAACCCCAACAGTTGCAACCACTATCCAAGGACACTGCACTAAAGGCGAGTGGGAATGTGGATAAACTCAGCAACTTTTCCCAAGGTAAACACAGCTTTgagaggttttgttttctttttggctgtcaCCACCGGTAAAAAGATCCCAACCTACTCCCCTAAAAGGCTCGTTTGGTTTCAAAATAAAGTCACGAAAGAACCAATAAGTCAGCTAGAAGAGAGATGACTCTCCTTTCCCAGTTTTCTAGCCCTGGCCTAACATTTCACCTTCCTGCAGCCAAATTACCGCATGAATAGAGCAGGTCACAGGATCAGGATGAAAATGTCCGTCTTGGCCTTAAAGCCTCGCAGCCGCAAGTCCAACGGACcttactttttcctctttctaatCCCACCCAAAGCACAGCTCGCAGACTGACCCCACCCCGGACCCCGGTCCCCATTCTCTGACCTCATCCTCCCGAGTCTGTCCCCAAATTGGCGGCCCCAGTGATGTGCCAGGTGAATGAGCTAAGTAATAAAACAAAGACAGACTTTGGGGCCGAAGTGAGGCCAGCCGCGCGGGGTGCTGAAGACGAGACCAGACGCGGTACACAAACACTGGAGAACTAAGAAAGGTCCAAGGGCTCGTGAACACACTGCGCCGCGGAAGCGCAAGCCCCGGCGGATCAAAGCagaaaggcagggaggagagCCGAAAGAAACTCGGCGGAGAGACATTTTGCGAGCGTACAAGACGCGCTCCCTCTGGCGTTGAAAGATCCGCAGTCAGACCCGAGATGCGCCCGCGCCCAGCTGACAAGAGCAGACTCTCCAGCAGCCGGGTCGCCCTCCGCGATCCCTCACAGTGCCGGGGGCCCCCCAGCGccgccccctccccacgcccgcCGCACAGGGTCCTGACTCGGCGACAGGCGCGGGCGGGGCCGCTTCTCAGGACTCCCGTTCCCCCGGCGGCCCTCCCGGCAGGACGCCCCCCGCCCGGGCTCCGCGCCTACCTGTAGCACCAGAGGCTCGGGGTTGAAGGCCAGGGTCAGCAGCAGCTGCATGCGCTCCGAGTCCTTGAGGTTGCGGAGCAGGAAGCTGCCCGAGTCCTTGGTCTCGGCGTAGCGGCGCACCAGGCGGTCGAGCAGACGCTGCGAGGGGCAGTGCACCAGGTCGGACCAGCCCTCCACCGCCTCCGGCGTGAGCAGCCGCACGTCGCCGTTAAGGCGCGCGAACTCGGTGCGGGGCATGGCCTGGAGCAGGTCGCAGCGGGGCCGGCCGGTGGCCCGCTTGCAGATGCTCTGGTCGAGCTGCGCCAGCTCGCGCTGCGAGCCGAGGCGCTTGAGGACCACTCGGCGGCGGCCGCCCTCACGGGGCTCGCCGTACTGCGCGAAGTAGACGTTCTTCACGTTGAGGAAGTCCAGCAGGCGCAGGCGGCCCCACGCCTCGAACACCACCTGCCCGTTGAGGAAGCGGCGGCACCAGCTCGTGCCGAAGCACGCCGGGCACTTATTGAGCTGCAGGAAGCGCCGGTCGGCCAGCTCGTTGCGCTGCCAAGAGGCGAGCAGCGACGGCGAGTGCAGCACCATCAGCACCAACAGGCTGCCCAGCGCCGCCAGCTTCAGCGAGCGGGACAGGCGGCCCAGCTTTGGGGGCACCAGGCGCCACATCCCGCCCGCCGCCCGTCCGCCCGCACCCGGAGGGCGAGGGCACCCCCGGGGCGCCCCCGCCGCGCCGAAACCCGGAGAGTGACTGGCAGGGGCCCCCGGGCGAGAAAAGGAGCGAGGGCGCAGGCTGGGGCTGAAGGTGGAGTAGgtgtgttgagagagagagagagagagagacggggaGCGGGAAGGAGCCGACCGGAGCAGGCTGCGACTTCTCCCAGTCACTAGTCTCCACAACTCTCGAGCTCCCTCCTCCGAGCTCCCCGCCCTCCGACTCCGGCGGCGCCTCCTCCAAGCCAGTCAAGTTATACAGcagcgggagggggagggagcgCGGGGACCCGACGGCCGCGCGCCCGCGGCCGCCCGTGTGCGCGCACGCGCTCTTCTTGCTTGGGGCGCGAAAGCTGTTGCGCCGGTGGCCGCCCGTCGAGCGAATGGGGTCTCTAATAAGAGGAAAGGAGGGACTCACGGAAGGGGATGAGAAGCTGGAATGTCTCACACGAAAAGtagcaacagtgtaggaaggtggGAAGGATGAGGTGCCCCCGTGTCCCTGACGCCGCATGCCCCAGTTCGTGCGCGCTGGCTCtcctgagggagggagaggggggccGGAGGGCGGGGCTGGCAGGGCGGAGCGAGCGCGTCGCGCACCGCCCGGAAAGCGTAAGCGCGGCCTCTCAGGGGCGgctttcggggggggggggcggggggcggctcCATGGGGGCGGAGCTCGAGTTCTTTTGGAGGCGGGGTAAACTCGCGAGCTCCTGTGCTGAAATTACCTTTAGCAACAGTTACTCTTTTATGATTGTTGACTTTTACTGGGGCCTGTTTTTGGCCATTGTGGAAACAGTcttctaagggggaaaaaaaaaaaaaataggaactgCGGAAACCTATTGCAACCCCTCGCCTCCGCccggcgcgcgcgcgcgcgcgcgggcTGGAGGCAAGGTGGGCGGAGCGGCGTGCCCCCCCCTGAGCCTTATACGGGTGGGGCGCGCGCCCGGGGGCGGGGCGAAGCGAGGCCGCGGCGCGAGCTCGAGTCCCTCCCTGGGCCCGCACACCTCACTCGCGGGCGGCCCTGCGGAGAAAACGTGGGAAAAGGCGTGAGTTTTGGCGGGACTGTTCGGGGGCTTCACCTTTGGCGTCTGTCACGTTTGTGGAGGCATCTTAAATTATCCTGCGTGGGCACGGAAAAAACGAAGTCTGCAAGGCACCGTgataaaaaagggaaagaaagatgtAGAGGGAACTGACGCGGCCTGGTGTCGCCGGGAGTTCTGTCCTAGCCATTGCGAAGAAGCAGGGACGAGCATTTGGCTTGCTCCCCGCCAGCTTTCCCAGCCCGGCCCTGAAGCCGTTTCCTTCAAGTCGGGGAAGACAGTGTCCCGGCGCCTCCCCTGAGCGTCCCTGAATTGCGGGCGGtcgccctccccactccccatgaGCTGGGGCCTGCCTTGCGGGACGCGACGCGTTGCTGTGGCGGTAGCCATGGGGACCCGGGGCCGCCTGGTGCGCCATACGGGCACCTTGGCTCAGATTCACGCCACAACTGCAAAAATAACTGGGAAATGCTGAACTACAGCGCCTTGTTTTGGTAGAAGTTTTAGGGGACCCAGACTCTACAGTAGCTGGAATATGCAATTATAATGCTTTTCAGTTTTAGCGCTAGAATAATTAAAAAGAGGACTAGTTGTTTTTCTGATGGACAAGTATGTGATATTAAATATCTGGGTTTTAACTGAGTTAATGATAGGAATTGGACAGTGATTTTTAGAAGAACCATTAACTGGCCTGTGTACATCAACTCTGGAAGGCTTAATGAGAAACATCTATACTGGATTATCAAATTCATTTTTCTGTGTTGTTCTCAATAGCTGTTTAATTGTAAAAGGCAGAGCCATTCTCTTGAGAAGTACTGTTGAAGTCAGTGTTTTGACCTTCATGATATAAGAATTCAaactttgaaaaaggaaaaaaaaaacctttgtacaatttaataaatgtattcaaCACAGAAGTGACTTTTAAATGGTGTTACATTGACTACAGACAAGTTGGACAATTTAGTCTTCCAATTTGTACAAAGCCTGTGCAAAGTGTTTAAGAAATGTGATAAAGCTAAGGACTTTTTGAAGCCTTTGGCAGTAATTGGATTTAACTTACCTTCAAAGCATCCCAAAACttcataaaatgtaaaattatgagCAATATCTCAAATGAGGATTTCGTAAGAAAAGAGTTTGGTGCGATTGGTCTGGAGATGTCAGCTCTGCTGAATTGTAAACTAGGCAAGTTATTACTAAATGCAAACTTCTTATCCCTAACATCTTTTCTACCTGTCATTTAGATGTGTTCAATTAATAGTAGATAATTTATGTGGAATtgctttaaaacaataaaagcactacatacatttttatatttttatttagaatgaaTGATTCCATTGGCACTTTTGCCAGTGATTAAGCTGGGAGGATTGAGGCGCAGTGAGACACTATTTAGGGGCCTTGTAGCAGGATTAAGGAAGTACTGCTTCTATGTATAGAAAAGATCTTTGGAGTTCTTAAGCTATTTTCAGTCTCCAAATCTTTGTAATTGTATAGGCATTATTTGAAGAATGGAAGTAAAAGAGATTACTAGCCTATATAagttgaattttgaaaaatatttgtatctAAATATATTACATGTGTTTAAAAGCCTTGATACTCTTTCAGTTAAGTTTTCTAGACTTTTACAAAGAAAGATAGTCTTCAAGAACTTAATACATtcctcaaggggaaaaaaaaggcttaGAGCTATATGAGATAAACTCAAGAGTGTTCTAAGGTACCTATTAGGGTTtgggaaaagatctgtaaatgaATGTTAATGTACATTACCCAGCTATCTATGAATTACTGAATGCTTTTGGCTAATGGATTGTGAGCTAACATCCAGAGTTCCTCCCCATAAGTTCAAATAATGACAAATAATGTAATTTCCAGTACatcataaaatgtaattttacaaTCACTCACTCTTTTAAATGTATGCAATGGGATTAAATATAGTATTTTGATACccatcatatatttttaaaaaatgaactagcTCTTTGATAAAGTTTTACATTACATTGCTATTATATTCCCTACAGCAGTGGCACTCAGTTAGGGAATATTGCCTctcagtggggtggggggacatgTGGCaatatctggaaacatttttggtgtCATAACTAGGGAGTAGgggctattggcatctagtggggagaggccagggatATTGCAAAACATCCTACATTGCACAAGGCAATTCCCAACAACAAAGAATTaaccagcccaaaatgtcaatagtgctatACTATTGAGAAACCCTTAACCTACAAAATGCCACTGTTAGGTAGTAGGTTTTAGGTATGAAAGTTTTATTGGTTATTCTTTTCTGCAGCAAAAAAAGtgtgtatatttacatttattgcaTATCTTGTGATCATAATGTTCTGAACGTTGTCAATTCAGAGAAATTTTTTATCATCACAACTGTTATTAGTATACAGCTGATCAAAGTATAAATGTCACAATTTTGAGTattataaaaagtaatattttattgaaatacatttcTTAAGAGATTGGGTTTTTTTATCATTTAGGTAAAATTTTCATGGATGAGTATTATTTATTGCTGTAATCTGACAGAGTTCAACgtacattctttttctctttttcagttttagagaTGTAAAGGCCAAAACGTCTTGTTCATTTAAGTTGAGAGGAGTAAAAAGAATGTTATAAAGTGATGTcattcaattctttttattccttcaaTGTTGTATGCCAAAAATCATTACAGATAGTGATCTATCAGAATATTCTTAATGACATATCAATTAGGTTCTCCAGTTTAGTCTGGTTTAGAAGCAAAGCATTGGAATCTCGACTTGGAAAATGATTCCTTACTGAGTCATTAATTTTCTCATTATTGACTGTTTAGTCCCCTGGTAGTTTTGTCCTGGGACAATGCATCATAGTAAATTTAGGATGGATAAGAGTTATTCCTTTTGTAAAGGCCAAAGGGGCAATTCTCTGTGTACTTAGTACCCCAAACAGTGTCTGATATAAGTGGTTGTTTATTAGTAGTtgttggatgggtggatggatgaacagTTGAAGCAATGAACACTTTAGGATTAAATATTATTGGAATAATCCAAACTAGAAATGACAGCTGATAGCAAGGAAGCTGGTAAGAACATTCTGGTTATATTCCGAAGACAGATGTAACAGAATTTACTCAAGGTTTGGAtgtgagagaaggaaaagcaTCAGCTATCACTGCATAGTTTTTGTCCCAAACTACTGGAAGAGATACTGTTTACTGAGATGGGGGAGATTGAGaggaaaagaatgaggaagatacacataaaattttCCATGTCCATTTACTTCAGTGCCACATTTGTGTTTCTAAGCTTAATTTAGCTGTTGAAACCTGTAGCTACCTatcaaaatatgaataataataatatatattactttCAGTCTAATTAAAAGACCTATGTCATTTTCCCACAAAATGATGGGGTCTTTTCCCTGTTTCCAACTCCAATACCTAAAATTCAAACACTTGACAATGTTAACTGTAACTCTTAATACTAAGTAATGTTAATTATCTCATTTATGTATATTAGATGTACCGTAAGAACAGGTTTTGTAGTTAAAAGCTGTTCAGTGTTTCAATAGAATTTTAAgcacattttattgtattttaaatcaaTGACACTATACACAGGTGTTTTTTAGGACAGGTTTAATATCAAACAGTTAGCTTCATTGGAGGTAAAAAATAGACTTCTCAAACTAATAAACTTCAAAACCATCACTTTGTTTGAGATAATTGAATCATATAGTTTTCTGACTTGGTCAGAATAATTCAAATTAGCTCAACTGCAACTGCAATTTATAATTATTGATGTATATTAATTCAGATTAACATGTAGTGTTACATAAGAGTTTTCTACCTTGACTATGCTAATCCAGAGAGGCACATTTTCTCTTAGTAAATTtttattacttctgtttttttcccagtttttttcaGCAGAGAAAGTAAGATATGCAAAGACAAAAAAACTAACACCATTTCAATGAGAGATCCCTTACACACCCAGTTGTTAAGATCTTTTGAAAAGTTAAACCAAAACTTATGTAAATTCACATTATTATTATCTACTTTATGAGTTGGCATACATACTGGAAGTGCCTCTTATTCAATTCCACCCAAGTACAAGATTCTGAGGGTTTGGGTTTTCAGAGTCCAGTGGAGAGACGGGTACATACATATTAACTTTATTACATGTTTGAGAAATACTGagatataagtaaatattaaagattcataaataaggaagaaattcCTATAGCTATAGACATTATCTTTGCATTGATAGCACTCCTCTTAGGAGAGTAGGTTTTGTGCACTAGgataattttgcttctttttccctTGACAGTCTCTTTTCCTCATAAGCCTCACATTTTATGTCTCCTACCCCTCTGAATCTACTGGCTTATGCAACTGACGTTCCTGCCACCTCTGCTGGATGATGGCAGCTGCAGCCCATTGCTCTTTTTAAGCAAGCATGCCAGAAAGCTGGGAGAACCACAACTGCCCTTTTCAGAGCAACAGAATCTTCTGGGTAGCTAACGCTCGGACTTCTTTCTAAGTAAGGATCCCTTCACGGAAACCACATGTATAGGTAAAAGATCTGCCGTAGTCTTCAGCCTAATGGCTGTGCCCATTATAAAGGTCAGCCACAGCTGAGGAAGGCCATTTATGTTTTGCACTTGGGTATCAAATGTAATGTGtatttagttttcaaaattatgtgGTTGATATAGGTCGATGTTTTGGGTTTTTCCCTTATAAAAGGGTTTACAAACCCTGTAGGTAAATAATTAAGAATCCCATTTTGGGGACCTAAAGATTCTGGTCACCACTTCTTGTGTGTGGGGTGTATGTGTATGGGAGGGCATTCCCCACATCAATAAGCAATTATCCGACACCAGCTGGATATCCTACAATttgactcaattctgacactgtacGTCTGGAGAGAGCACCAGATTCCGCAGGTTAAGGActtagtcccacaagactgccgtTTACTTCAGAAGAGATTTGTGAGCCCacgttacctgtgcttctgataaccagctacaaatcagaggttccctCGACCCCCTCTTTGGGTTACAGGTTAAGGGGTCCATCCTACAAGACTCCCCCTCCCACTTTAGAAGCCGGTCGTGTAAGTCCAGGTTATCACCTATGCTTCTTACCATATGCCCTCCTTGGGTTTGGTTAATTTGTGAGAGTGGCTCACAAAACTCAGAGAAACgttttactcactagattactggtttattataaaaggatattacTCAGGAACAGCCACatagaagagatgcatagggcaaggtatgggcaAAGGGCTCAGAGGTTCCATGCCCTCCCCAAGTGTGCCACTCTCCCGACTCTCtacatgttcaccaacccaggAGTTCTCTGAATCCcatccttttggggttttatggaggcttcattacataggcacagTTGATTAAATTATTGGCCATAGGTGATTGATTCCACCTCTAGTCCCTTTCCTCTTGCCTCTCCCATCATCACGGAgagggactgaaagttccaatcctATATTCAAATTgtttcccctggcaaccagcggCATCCTTAGGTGCtctccaaaagtcacctcattaacaaaaGCCAGCTGTGGTGGAagggggcttgttatgaataacaagacacccacttcaccTTGATGGCTCTGAAGTGATTTAAGGAACTGAGGacaaaagaccaaatattataacaaaaggtGCTCACATTGCTCTCTgctcaggaaattacaagggtttgaAACTATGGGCCAGGAACCAAaggcaaatatgtattttttattataaatcactaTGTCACAGGAACTAACTGTAGAGATGTCTTATTATCCAGTATGATCTAATTACAGAGTATGGCCAGTAGAACTATGAGTTCACAATAGAGATATACTTGATTCACTGGTCTCTCCGATTTGACAGATCATCTACTACTTTTCTGTACTTCTTATGCTGCCCTATACTTTCTGTAGAAAGtggaggggatgcagaaacaaaggaaaagcagtatagcaagaaaagtaatgatagCCTAAACAACAGTTCAGTGAAAAAAaggagtcctagttcctcctcaagggatatacataacaatctgatgcgttatccctttttttccctttttttttttttcttccaggaaatAGTAAAGCTCTGGTTATTTTTTGAGAAGTTGCTACTGAACTGAATTTGAGTCTGCTTGCCTGCCTTgtagcaaagccaatctactgacaccaggttgtggttaAGGAAACTACAGCATTTATTTTCAGGGGCCCAAGCAAGGAGAAAAGGCAGCTCAtgttcaaaagacccaaactccccaatggctCTCATGGAAGggattttaaaggcaacatttgggatGAGGGTTGCAGCTCAGGGATTGTCTTctaattggttggtggtgaggtaacagcaTGACCTTTCAGGAATCTTAaccatcagccttctggttccagccagtctggggtctatgtgcttgtggtcagcatgtagtccACCTTCTTCCACCTGGGTagggggtcttagtttctgcacaACAACTGGAAGATAGGCATCAGATCGTTATGTATCTCCCTGGAGGAGGAACtagaactctttttctttttcactgaactATTGTTTaggccaggggtccccaacccccaggcgaTACctgtccgcagcctgttaggaacccggctgcacagcaggaggtgagcagcgggcaagcaagggaagcttcatctgccgctccccatcgctccccatcactcgcattaccgcctgaaccatccctccccccaTTGCTCAAATTACTCCCTGAACCATGCCCCCaccccggtccatggaaaaattgccttccacaaaactggtcgctggtgccaaaaaggttggggaccactggtttaggttatcattacttttcttactttactgtttttcctttgtttctgcgtcCCCtaacttccctaattagtaactatttgagtctgctctttggaactcagggaaggcctaggagactacaGTCTTTTTCTGCAAACAAGAACCAGGAGACATGAGGGGTTTTTGTACCTGGGAGGGGCCGGAAggatcctgctcagtttcaaagtCAGGGATTAAAATCTTAAATCACATCAAAGGGATTAGAAATGTTACATATTCCTTTATTATAACTAAGCTTCCTTGAAGATTTGCCTGATACTTAGAAAATAGAACTGAAATAATTGTATAAGTAAAACATGTGTAGTGATCtaattaatgataaaaaaattattagaacttgTTGACAAAGTAAAAATAGCAACTTAGTGGATTAaactgaaatgtaaaaataatttatgtatttataaatgttatatcatTCTAACATAAGGTAGTACCTAATTGCAGCTATTAGTTTGCAGACTCAGTAGTAAATACAGTAATTGACGTCctagaatgtattttaaaagaagcttTAAACTCTATATAAgggcagattttattttattttatttttggccacactgcgcggctggcgggatcttagttcccccgccagggatcgaacctgggccctggcagtgaaagtcctaaccactggaccatcagggaattcccaagggcaGATTTTAATTCTTTGTTGGATTAGGTTTTGATTCCCAAGTCTTTAAGACACTGGTACTTAGTATGGAACTATAGATAatgaaagacaatttaaaaaacagttaagTAATCTTCAATATCAAGAGAGAAAAACTAGTTCAGTGTTAAAGTCTTAAATACCAAAGCAATGACCAATAGTAAATAGTAAAAACTTTcctataaaaatcattaaatcgTAACAtgtatgtttattcattttttggaaTGTTTGTTTGTACCAAAATGAC encodes the following:
- the DIPK2A gene encoding divergent protein kinase domain 2A, coding for MWRLVPPKLGRLSRSLKLAALGSLLVLMVLHSPSLLASWQRNELADRRFLQLNKCPACFGTSWCRRFLNGQVVFEAWGRLRLLDFLNVKNVYFAQYGEPREGGRRRVVLKRLGSQRELAQLDQSICKRATGRPRCDLLQAMPRTEFARLNGDVRLLTPEAVEGWSDLVHCPSQRLLDRLVRRYAETKDSGSFLLRNLKDSERMQLLLTLAFNPEPLVLQSFPSDEGWPFAKYLGACGRMVAVNYVGEELWSYFNAPWEKRVDLAWQLMEIAEQLTNNDFEFALYLLDVSFDNFAVGPRDGKVIIVDAENVLVADKRLIRQNKPENWDVWYESKFDDCDKEACLSFSKEILCARATVDHNYYAVCQNLLSRHATWRGTSGGLLHDPPSEIAKDGRLEALLDECANPKKRYGRFQAAKELREYLAQLSNNVR